The proteins below come from a single Oscillospiraceae bacterium genomic window:
- the uvrC gene encoding excinuclease ABC subunit UvrC, whose translation MTKAELYKKACMLPLLPGVYIIRDKTDTIIYIGKAKRLKTRVSQYFREGVPHDAKVSQMIAHAFTFDVIVCQSEFEALVLEASQIKAHTPKYNILLKDDKGYSYVKVTRGAWPRISAALQKDDDDADYIGPFTSSFAVREMVETAQNCFLLPRCSKSFPQELGKGRPCLNAHIGKCMAVCSGKISCEAYNDAVQGALRMIRYGKKDIVKQLRDKMEAASERLDFETAALLRDQIMAIDRVAAGQKVVMDSDTEMDVIALAGTTHAVCAAVLRYRDGRLTDKREFVFHDTTDINAVREEFLPQYYLDGENIPRTIAVDALPPDAEALNEALNRARGTKVELYVPQRGDVAKLVTMAYTNAVERLGRESGRYTREEKLLEEAAQLLGLKEPPRVIESYDISNWGDGSSVCGMVVFQDGKPHRSGYRRFKMKTVAGTDDYASLAETLSRRAAEYEAARRGEKPDGPQNQFATLPDLLLIDGGRGQVSAVRQALRGTALENVPTFGMVKDDHHRTRAIVDDAGGEIAINRNRNIFTFVTNIQDETHRYANDYRKRAMKKRSYAATLTAIPGVGEKTSAALLAHFKTVAAVKAASISDLEEVKGISHAKAEMLYNALRNGV comes from the coding sequence ATGACAAAAGCTGAACTCTACAAAAAAGCCTGCATGCTGCCGCTGCTGCCCGGCGTGTATATCATCCGTGACAAAACAGACACGATCATCTATATCGGCAAGGCCAAGCGCCTTAAAACGCGCGTGTCGCAGTATTTCCGTGAGGGGGTGCCCCACGATGCCAAGGTCAGCCAGATGATCGCCCATGCGTTCACCTTTGATGTCATCGTCTGCCAGAGCGAGTTTGAGGCGCTTGTGCTGGAGGCCAGCCAGATCAAGGCCCACACACCGAAGTACAATATTTTGCTCAAGGACGACAAGGGCTACAGCTATGTCAAGGTCACGCGCGGTGCATGGCCGCGCATTTCGGCTGCACTGCAGAAGGATGACGATGACGCCGACTATATCGGCCCGTTCACCTCATCGTTTGCCGTGCGGGAGATGGTGGAAACAGCGCAGAATTGCTTTTTGCTGCCCCGCTGCAGCAAGAGCTTCCCGCAGGAGCTTGGCAAGGGCCGCCCCTGCCTGAATGCCCACATCGGAAAGTGCATGGCAGTGTGCAGCGGCAAAATCAGCTGTGAGGCCTACAACGATGCAGTACAGGGCGCGCTGCGGATGATCCGCTACGGCAAAAAGGACATCGTCAAGCAGCTGCGCGATAAGATGGAGGCCGCCTCCGAGCGCCTTGACTTTGAAACGGCCGCCCTGCTGCGCGATCAGATCATGGCCATTGACCGTGTGGCCGCAGGCCAGAAGGTCGTTATGGACAGCGATACCGAAATGGATGTCATCGCGCTGGCAGGCACGACCCATGCGGTCTGCGCCGCTGTGCTGCGCTACCGGGACGGCCGCCTGACTGACAAGCGGGAATTCGTTTTCCACGATACCACCGACATCAACGCCGTGCGGGAGGAGTTCCTGCCGCAGTATTATCTGGACGGTGAGAACATCCCCAGAACCATCGCTGTGGACGCCCTGCCGCCCGATGCCGAGGCGCTGAATGAGGCACTGAACCGGGCCCGCGGCACAAAGGTCGAGCTTTATGTGCCGCAGCGCGGTGATGTGGCAAAGCTGGTCACAATGGCCTACACCAATGCCGTGGAGCGCCTTGGCCGTGAGAGCGGCCGTTACACCCGCGAGGAAAAGCTGCTGGAGGAGGCCGCCCAGCTGCTTGGCCTGAAGGAGCCGCCCCGCGTTATCGAGAGCTACGATATCTCCAACTGGGGCGATGGCTCCAGCGTCTGCGGTATGGTCGTGTTTCAGGACGGAAAGCCGCACCGTTCGGGCTACCGCCGCTTTAAGATGAAGACCGTCGCGGGCACGGACGACTATGCCTCGCTGGCAGAAACGCTCTCCCGCCGTGCGGCGGAATACGAGGCGGCCCGCCGCGGGGAAAAGCCTGACGGCCCGCAGAACCAGTTTGCCACCCTGCCGGATCTGCTGCTCATCGACGGCGGCAGGGGGCAGGTCAGCGCAGTCAGGCAGGCCCTGCGCGGCACGGCACTGGAGAATGTCCCCACCTTCGGTATGGTCAAGGACGACCACCACCGCACCCGCGCCATTGTGGACGATGCGGGCGGCGAGATTGCAATCAACCGCAACCGCAATATCTTTACCTTTGTGACGAATATTCAGGACGAAACGCACCGCTACGCCAACGATTACCGCAAGCGCGCGATGAAAAAGCGCTCCTACGCTGCCACGCTGACGGCCATTCCCGGTGTGGGGGAAAAGACCAGCGCCGCCCTGCTGGCACACTTCAAGACCGTTGCGGCGGTCAAGGCTGCCAGCATCTCCGATCTGGAGGAGGTCAAGGGCATCAGCCACGCCAAAGCGGAAATGCTGTACAACGCGCTGCGGAATGGGGTATAA
- a CDS encoding HPr family phosphocarrier protein, with product MYVKEVTVENQVGLHARPATFFIQKANEYKSSIWVEKEERRVNAKSLLGVLSLGIVGGTTIRIIADGADEQAAVDGLVKLVSSGFAE from the coding sequence ATGTACGTTAAAGAAGTTACCGTTGAGAATCAGGTTGGTCTGCACGCCCGTCCGGCTACCTTCTTCATCCAGAAGGCCAACGAATACAAGTCCTCCATCTGGGTCGAGAAGGAGGAGCGCCGTGTCAACGCCAAGTCTCTGCTCGGTGTCCTGAGTTTGGGCATCGTCGGCGGCACCACCATCCGCATTATTGCTGACGGTGCCGATGAGCAGGCTGCAGTTGACGGTCTGGTCAAGCTGGTCAGCTCCGGCTTTGCCGAGTAA
- the trmD gene encoding tRNA (guanosine(37)-N1)-methyltransferase TrmD produces the protein MRIDIVTLFPELCDSFLSASILGRARAKNLFEAHCHQIRDYTKNKQKQTDDYPYGGGCGMVLYAQPIADCLRAVQAQCAGQGRQKPHVVFLTAAGRPYNEEKARELASYDAVTLVCGHYEGIDQRVIDAFGDEEISIGDYVLTGGELASLVVADSVLRLQPGVLAEEKGYQDESYWDGLLEYPQFTRPEVWEGRAVPPVLLTGDHKKIDEWRGAQSRERTRERRPDLYDAWCESHPLTELPKWKRGENMRLVKNDEQLSLCAALMTEGRCAVCEAVCAEQYLEMLTPQTHLPMLQEDKKNGWAFYLHYTKDSADGMVGVCHKTGEIGRLFVTEAARGRGYGAKMLDFARKKLPEHLHPTLGVLNTNTRAIALYKRMGWRLTGSVLHRYDPADANAFAALYCEELEMRYQG, from the coding sequence ATGCGCATTGATATCGTAACGCTTTTTCCCGAGCTGTGTGACAGCTTCCTCTCGGCCAGTATTCTGGGCCGCGCACGCGCGAAGAACCTGTTCGAGGCGCACTGTCACCAGATCCGCGACTATACAAAAAACAAGCAGAAGCAGACCGATGACTACCCCTACGGCGGCGGCTGCGGCATGGTGCTGTACGCCCAGCCCATCGCCGACTGCCTGCGGGCTGTGCAGGCCCAGTGTGCCGGGCAGGGGCGGCAAAAGCCCCATGTGGTGTTCCTGACGGCTGCGGGCCGCCCCTACAATGAGGAAAAGGCCCGGGAGCTGGCCTCCTATGACGCCGTTACGCTTGTCTGCGGCCATTATGAGGGCATTGACCAGCGGGTCATTGACGCCTTCGGCGATGAGGAGATCTCGATCGGTGATTATGTGCTGACCGGCGGTGAGTTGGCCAGCCTTGTCGTGGCCGACAGCGTGCTGCGCCTGCAGCCCGGTGTGCTGGCTGAGGAAAAAGGCTATCAGGACGAGAGTTACTGGGACGGACTGCTGGAATATCCCCAGTTTACCCGCCCCGAAGTGTGGGAAGGACGCGCTGTGCCGCCGGTGCTGCTGACCGGCGACCACAAAAAAATTGACGAATGGCGCGGTGCCCAAAGCCGTGAACGGACCCGTGAGCGCCGCCCCGACCTGTATGACGCCTGGTGCGAGAGCCACCCGCTGACCGAGCTGCCGAAGTGGAAGCGCGGCGAAAATATGCGCCTTGTGAAAAATGACGAACAGCTCAGCCTTTGCGCTGCGCTGATGACCGAGGGACGCTGTGCTGTCTGCGAGGCAGTCTGTGCGGAGCAATATCTGGAAATGCTCACCCCGCAGACCCATCTGCCTATGCTACAGGAGGATAAAAAGAACGGCTGGGCGTTCTATCTGCACTACACCAAAGACAGCGCTGACGGTATGGTGGGTGTCTGCCACAAAACGGGGGAGATCGGCCGCCTGTTTGTGACCGAAGCGGCCCGCGGCAGGGGATATGGCGCTAAGATGCTGGATTTTGCCCGCAAAAAGCTGCCGGAGCATCTGCACCCGACCTTGGGGGTGCTGAACACCAACACCCGCGCGATTGCGCTGTACAAGCGGATGGGCTGGCGGCTGACCGGCAGCGTGCTGCACCGCTATGATCCCGCCGATGCAAACGCCTTTGCGGCGCTGTACTGTGAAGAATTGGAAATGCGCTATCAGGGCTGA
- the rimM gene encoding ribosome maturation factor RimM (Essential for efficient processing of 16S rRNA), with amino-acid sequence MRNYLPACKIVSTHGVRGEMKALPLCDGAAFLTKFKRLFSTAEGAGETRVLGVRAQGNVILLRLDGITDMDAARAQVGRVYYLAKADARLPKGRYFIDDLLDCEVADADTGRVYGRLTNVEHPAAQDIYTVTDAAGEEHMLPAVPEFVKTIDMENRRILITPIEGMFTDAVNGDED; translated from the coding sequence ATGCGAAACTACCTTCCCGCCTGCAAGATCGTGTCCACCCACGGCGTGCGCGGCGAAATGAAGGCCCTGCCGCTCTGTGACGGCGCGGCGTTTCTGACAAAATTCAAGCGGCTGTTCAGCACGGCCGAGGGCGCGGGCGAGACCCGCGTGCTGGGCGTGCGCGCACAGGGCAATGTGATCCTGCTGCGGCTGGACGGCATTACCGATATGGACGCCGCCCGCGCGCAGGTGGGCCGGGTGTACTATCTGGCCAAGGCCGATGCCCGGCTGCCCAAGGGCCGCTACTTCATTGACGATCTGTTGGACTGTGAGGTCGCAGATGCCGATACCGGCCGCGTCTACGGCCGCCTGACGAATGTGGAGCATCCGGCTGCGCAGGACATCTACACCGTGACCGATGCGGCGGGGGAGGAGCACATGCTGCCCGCCGTGCCGGAGTTTGTCAAAACCATCGACATGGAAAACCGCCGCATTCTGATCACCCCCATCGAGGGGATGTTCACCGATGCTGTGAACGGCGACGAGGACTGA
- a CDS encoding KH domain-containing protein has product MQELLLAVARGLVEDKEAVQVTVDPMREDGTVVYHLKVAEADMGRVIGKQGRIAKAIRVVMRAAAVRQGEKVIVEID; this is encoded by the coding sequence ATGCAGGAACTCTTATTAGCCGTTGCCCGCGGCCTTGTCGAGGACAAGGAGGCCGTGCAGGTGACTGTTGATCCCATGCGTGAGGACGGCACTGTTGTGTACCACCTCAAGGTGGCTGAGGCCGATATGGGCCGCGTCATCGGCAAGCAGGGCCGCATCGCCAAGGCGATCCGCGTTGTCATGCGTGCCGCGGCTGTCCGTCAGGGCGAAAAGGTCATCGTTGAGATCGACTAA
- the rpsP gene encoding 30S ribosomal protein S16: MVKIRLRRMGAKKAPFYRVVVADSRFARDGRFIEEIGYYDPTKEPSVVKIDAEKAKQWLSNGAQPTDTVREILKKAAVL, from the coding sequence ATGGTTAAGATTCGTCTGCGCCGCATGGGCGCCAAGAAGGCTCCTTTCTACCGCGTTGTTGTTGCTGACAGCCGCTTTGCCCGTGATGGCCGTTTCATCGAGGAGATCGGCTACTACGATCCGACCAAGGAGCCCTCTGTCGTCAAGATCGACGCTGAGAAGGCCAAGCAGTGGCTGTCCAACGGCGCTCAGCCCACCGACACTGTCCGCGAGATCCTGAAGAAGGCCGCTGTTCTGTAA
- the ffh gene encoding signal recognition particle protein, translating into MAFESLTERLNGVFKKLRGKGKLNEADIKAAMREVRMALLEADVNYKVAKDFCAQVSERAMGQEVMESLTPAQQVVKIVNEELTSLMGGNEPKYLRLKNKGQTVLMMCGLQGNGKTTHAAKLGKFYRSQGRRPLLVACDIYRPAAIEQLKVVGEQAGVPVFTLGTEKPELIAQKAMAYAKDHGNDIVILDTAGRLQIDDQLMDELVRIKQAVEVDETLLVVDAMAGQEAVNVAKTFNEKVGISGVILTKTDGDTRGGAALSVLAVTGMPIYFQGTGEKLEDLEPFYPARMANRILGMGDVLSLIEKAQSVQNDKEAEAAAKRLMENKFDMNDLLAQFQQIKKMGGAASLLAMMPGGSQIDADSLDDKALPRIEAIIYSMTPAERAKPDIINPKRKRRIAAGSGTSVEDVNKLLRQFEAMQKMMKKVKRNPKAFMRGLGSMGGRGGFKGFGR; encoded by the coding sequence ATGGCCTTTGAGTCTTTAACAGAGCGCTTGAATGGCGTTTTCAAAAAGCTGCGCGGCAAGGGCAAGCTGAACGAGGCCGACATTAAGGCCGCTATGCGCGAGGTGCGTATGGCGCTGCTGGAGGCCGATGTCAACTACAAGGTTGCCAAGGACTTCTGCGCTCAGGTTTCGGAGCGCGCGATGGGGCAGGAGGTCATGGAGAGCCTGACCCCCGCCCAGCAGGTCGTCAAGATCGTCAACGAGGAATTGACCAGCCTTATGGGCGGCAATGAGCCGAAATACCTGCGCCTGAAAAACAAGGGCCAGACCGTGCTGATGATGTGCGGCCTGCAGGGCAACGGCAAGACCACCCATGCTGCCAAGCTCGGCAAATTCTACCGCAGTCAGGGCCGCCGCCCGCTGCTGGTTGCCTGCGACATCTACCGCCCCGCCGCCATTGAGCAGTTGAAGGTGGTCGGCGAACAGGCCGGTGTTCCCGTCTTTACGCTGGGCACCGAAAAGCCCGAGCTTATCGCCCAGAAGGCGATGGCCTACGCGAAGGATCACGGCAATGATATTGTCATTCTCGATACGGCAGGCCGCCTGCAGATCGATGACCAGCTTATGGATGAGCTGGTGCGGATCAAGCAGGCAGTCGAGGTCGATGAGACCCTGCTGGTCGTGGACGCCATGGCTGGTCAGGAGGCCGTCAATGTGGCCAAGACCTTCAATGAGAAGGTCGGCATCAGCGGCGTCATTCTGACCAAGACCGATGGTGATACCCGCGGCGGTGCGGCGCTCTCGGTGCTGGCCGTCACCGGTATGCCGATCTATTTTCAGGGCACGGGCGAGAAGCTTGAGGATCTTGAGCCGTTCTACCCGGCGCGGATGGCCAACCGCATCCTTGGCATGGGCGATGTGCTTTCCCTGATTGAGAAAGCCCAGAGCGTCCAGAACGACAAGGAAGCTGAGGCCGCAGCCAAGCGCCTGATGGAAAACAAGTTCGACATGAACGACCTGCTGGCCCAGTTCCAGCAGATCAAGAAGATGGGCGGCGCTGCCTCGCTGCTGGCGATGATGCCCGGCGGCAGTCAGATCGATGCCGATTCCCTCGATGATAAGGCGCTGCCCCGCATCGAGGCTATCATCTACTCCATGACCCCTGCAGAACGCGCCAAGCCCGACATCATCAACCCCAAGCGCAAGCGCCGCATCGCGGCCGGCTCCGGCACCTCGGTCGAGGATGTCAACAAGCTGCTGCGCCAGTTTGAAGCAATGCAGAAGATGATGAAAAAGGTCAAGCGCAACCCCAAGGCTTTTATGCGCGGCCTCGGGAGCATGGGCGGCAGAGGCGGCTTTAAAGGCTTTGGCCGCTGA
- a CDS encoding DNA-binding protein, whose protein sequence is MAGKPQKNLAYSVLLDFYGPVLTEKQRVILTEYYDEDLSLAEIAENLGITRQGVRDAIKHGEAALDELEAKLGNARRHTRMQADLDRLRVLVTEVRCCNSGCFTPDPRINHDTQEMLTILQRLDTQEDADGL, encoded by the coding sequence ATGGCCGGTAAGCCGCAGAAAAACCTTGCCTACTCCGTCCTGCTGGACTTCTACGGTCCGGTTCTGACGGAAAAACAGCGCGTCATCCTGACAGAATACTATGACGAGGATTTGTCCTTAGCTGAAATTGCCGAAAATCTCGGCATCACACGGCAGGGGGTGCGGGACGCCATCAAGCATGGCGAGGCCGCACTGGACGAGCTGGAAGCAAAGCTCGGCAACGCCCGCCGCCACACCCGGATGCAGGCCGATTTGGATCGCCTGCGGGTGCTCGTCACGGAGGTTCGCTGCTGCAATTCCGGCTGCTTCACGCCGGATCCGCGCATCAACCACGATACGCAGGAAATGCTTACGATCTTACAACGCTTGGACACGCAGGAGGATGCCGATGGCCTTTGA
- a CDS encoding cysteine synthase family protein has product MPILRSYYQEVYRSPVVRLDGYSGRHGLEAGILAYLDFGGATGTSKDGLAETMLAFATERGTLQPGMPVVEVSSGSFGAALAVSCATTGHPCILVVPSNLPIARRKHLQDLGARIIACSSGGRRAMERIAEDTAKRYGGYYTHYFSNDDNPEYHRRVTGPQILKHAGDAIDAVVIGVGSGGTITGVAEYIKAWNSMVRIVAVEPAECAAISGGFIGQHSIAGIGPGFVPENYNPYVVDTVLTVTSADAERAAREVLFFDGVPACTSAGATLAAAVQLMGMGKAKRPLCVFAGRRTYE; this is encoded by the coding sequence GTGCCCATCCTGCGCAGTTATTATCAGGAGGTCTACCGTTCGCCGGTCGTGCGGCTGGACGGCTACTCCGGCCGCCATGGTTTGGAGGCAGGCATCCTCGCCTATCTGGATTTCGGCGGTGCAACCGGTACCTCCAAGGACGGTCTGGCCGAGACAATGCTGGCCTTTGCGACCGAGCGCGGCACGCTGCAGCCCGGCATGCCGGTGGTGGAGGTAAGCTCCGGCAGCTTCGGCGCGGCGCTGGCCGTCAGCTGTGCAACCACAGGACACCCCTGCATCCTTGTTGTGCCGAGCAACCTGCCCATTGCACGGCGCAAGCATTTACAGGACTTGGGCGCGCGCATCATTGCCTGCAGCAGCGGCGGCCGCCGCGCCATGGAGCGCATCGCCGAGGACACCGCCAAGCGATATGGCGGATATTACACCCACTATTTTTCCAACGATGATAACCCCGAGTATCACCGCCGGGTGACCGGCCCGCAGATCTTAAAGCACGCGGGCGATGCGATCGACGCCGTGGTCATCGGCGTGGGCAGCGGCGGGACCATCACCGGTGTGGCCGAGTACATAAAGGCATGGAACAGCATGGTGCGCATCGTGGCCGTGGAGCCTGCCGAGTGCGCCGCCATCTCTGGCGGGTTCATCGGCCAGCACAGCATTGCGGGCATCGGCCCCGGCTTTGTGCCGGAGAATTACAACCCCTATGTAGTGGACACCGTGCTGACCGTCACCTCCGCCGATGCCGAGCGTGCCGCGCGGGAGGTGCTGTTCTTTGACGGCGTACCCGCCTGCACCAGCGCCGGTGCCACCCTGGCCGCCGCCGTGCAGCTGATGGGCATGGGCAAGGCCAAGCGTCCCCTGTGCGTCTTTGCCGGGCGGCGCACCTACGAATAA
- a CDS encoding SH3 domain-containing protein, with translation MKLLLCVLSALLLAGCAAGAASGDAISASAPAATVETAEAAPTPAPAAAAPQGLEPTGAAVLDYDDIRLIDYERAMQTYPETDYYTMCKDGLWGLMRSDGTEVLSCRAPEPLFECDIDEHHWHGYLDGLAWEESDPLEREYNARLKASGDGTLCDAHDGGGYLSFVRLQDNALHIYCGSLGPGELRAPTDADMLLFSGSANGFVPVRDGALEAEGDGWFNYIGGEQYVYRNRDSKAANEFIYSAADFFFDAPLAPAQRDGKWVYLDTAGNEVTAPCYDGVYRPNRYTDEPRVFARAAPLLNGYTVVSRDWKFGLLDSTGAELVPCVYDGLVWDGGTAWIRQADGWHEYSIPGVTKPDPWRLLLDSLGADITAPDTPPARTDAIFFTTRTNGERLNLRAGPGTGYDIIGKIPDYLRLRVYGTMSNAPGWALVQYDQQYGWVSTEYLQR, from the coding sequence ATGAAGCTTCTGCTCTGCGTTTTGTCTGCCCTGCTGCTGGCCGGGTGTGCCGCAGGGGCGGCATCCGGGGATGCGATCTCCGCATCTGCGCCAGCTGCCACCGTGGAAACCGCCGAAGCAGCGCCGACTCCCGCCCCCGCAGCCGCTGCGCCGCAGGGACTGGAGCCGACCGGCGCGGCAGTGCTGGACTATGACGACATTCGGCTGATCGACTATGAGCGTGCCATGCAGACCTACCCCGAGACCGACTATTACACGATGTGCAAGGACGGCCTGTGGGGTCTGATGCGCAGCGATGGTACAGAAGTGCTTTCCTGCCGCGCGCCGGAGCCGCTGTTTGAATGTGACATTGACGAACACCACTGGCACGGGTATCTGGACGGGCTTGCGTGGGAGGAGAGCGACCCGCTGGAAAGAGAGTACAACGCCCGGTTAAAGGCAAGCGGCGACGGTACCCTCTGCGACGCTCATGACGGCGGCGGGTATCTGAGCTTTGTCCGTTTGCAGGATAATGCTCTGCATATCTACTGCGGCTCCCTTGGTCCGGGCGAGCTGAGAGCACCGACCGATGCGGATATGCTGCTGTTCAGCGGCAGCGCCAACGGCTTTGTGCCTGTCCGGGACGGTGCGCTGGAGGCCGAGGGGGACGGCTGGTTCAACTACATTGGCGGCGAGCAGTATGTTTATCGAAACAGAGACAGCAAAGCTGCGAACGAATTTATTTACAGTGCGGCAGATTTCTTTTTTGACGCGCCGCTGGCCCCCGCACAGCGGGACGGCAAATGGGTGTATCTGGATACAGCGGGCAACGAAGTAACCGCCCCCTGCTACGACGGCGTGTACAGGCCCAACCGCTACACCGATGAACCGCGGGTCTTTGCCCGGGCCGCACCGCTTTTGAATGGCTATACGGTTGTCAGCCGTGACTGGAAATTCGGTCTGCTCGACAGCACCGGGGCGGAGCTTGTCCCCTGTGTGTATGACGGCCTTGTGTGGGACGGCGGCACGGCATGGATCAGGCAGGCTGACGGCTGGCACGAATACAGCATTCCCGGAGTGACAAAGCCTGACCCATGGCGGCTTTTGCTGGACAGTCTGGGCGCAGATATTACCGCCCCCGACACCCCGCCCGCGCGGACGGACGCAATCTTTTTTACGACCCGCACCAACGGCGAGCGGCTGAACCTGCGCGCCGGGCCGGGCACAGGGTATGACATCATCGGCAAAATTCCCGATTATCTGCGGCTGCGCGTCTATGGTACAATGTCCAACGCCCCCGGCTGGGCGCTGGTGCAGTACGACCAGCAATACGGCTGGGTCAGCACAGAATATTTGCAGAGATAA
- a CDS encoding NYN domain-containing protein: MEDLKLAILIDADNISPKYVKVILDEAANFGVAACKRIYGDWSDARLKSWKDALLNNSIIPIQQYSYTTGKNATDSAMIIDAMDLLYSGNLDGFCIVSSDSDFTRLAARLREAGKLVIGMGESKALGPFVKACDQFKYLDLILDHGDLNEAEGNAPAASAAETSARAAAGDDTAINRDSIGRIIHGLIDEMDDGTGWVRTSRVGDQLIKRYPDFDVRNFGSKSLNKFLTSLAELEVEERILANGNPIQFVRVKPVPKPVKKPAARRTAKRTPRQKK, from the coding sequence ATGGAAGACCTGAAACTGGCGATCCTGATTGATGCGGACAATATCTCGCCCAAGTATGTCAAGGTGATTTTGGACGAGGCTGCAAACTTTGGCGTTGCAGCCTGCAAGCGCATCTATGGCGACTGGTCTGATGCGCGGCTGAAAAGCTGGAAGGATGCGCTGCTGAACAATTCCATCATCCCCATCCAGCAATATAGCTACACGACCGGCAAGAACGCTACAGATTCCGCCATGATCATTGACGCGATGGACCTGCTCTACAGCGGCAATCTGGACGGCTTCTGCATTGTTTCCTCAGACAGCGATTTCACCCGGCTGGCGGCCCGCCTGCGGGAGGCCGGCAAGCTTGTCATCGGCATGGGGGAGAGCAAGGCGCTCGGCCCCTTTGTCAAGGCCTGCGACCAGTTCAAGTACCTCGATCTGATCCTCGACCACGGTGATCTCAATGAGGCGGAGGGAAATGCCCCGGCCGCCTCTGCTGCCGAGACGAGCGCCCGCGCCGCTGCGGGGGACGACACCGCCATCAACCGGGATTCCATCGGCCGCATCATTCATGGTCTGATTGATGAGATGGATGACGGCACCGGCTGGGTGCGCACCTCCCGCGTGGGGGATCAGCTCATCAAGCGCTATCCGGATTTCGATGTGCGAAACTTCGGCTCCAAGAGCCTGAACAAGTTCCTGACCTCGCTGGCGGAACTCGAGGTTGAGGAGCGCATTCTTGCCAACGGCAACCCCATTCAGTTTGTGCGGGTAAAGCCGGTGCCGAAGCCGGTCAAAAAGCCTGCGGCCCGCCGCACCGCCAAGCGCACGCCCCGCCAAAAGAAATAA
- a CDS encoding class I SAM-dependent RNA methyltransferase, which produces MSTLYTMVAPCFFGTESTLNFEVKRLGAQNIQVTDGRVAFQGGADMIAAANLNLRTAERVLLLLATYKATTFDELFDGCYAIAWEELLPANAAFPVKGSSLSSQLSSVPACQSIVKKAIVKRLMNGHKVGTLPEDGALYKIRFALRKDTVEIYLDTSGDGLHKRGYRKNATLAPIKETLAAAIADLGRVRRDSLMQDPFCGSGTLVIEAAQKALNLAPGLRRRFAAEHFDFVPADLWAEQRQKALAEVRKDAAFEGIGYDIDPAAVALANANAKLAGVGDRCRFEVADVRDFRALDNAVVLTNPPYGERLGDASEAASLARTLGQVWQAHPAQGLYAITADADFEQHFGKKAARRRKIYNGMIPCQLYMYFEQPKRERK; this is translated from the coding sequence ATGTCTACACTTTACACGATGGTCGCGCCCTGCTTCTTCGGTACCGAATCCACGCTGAACTTTGAGGTCAAGCGTCTGGGCGCACAGAATATTCAGGTGACGGACGGCCGTGTGGCATTTCAGGGCGGGGCGGATATGATCGCCGCCGCCAACCTGAACCTGCGCACCGCCGAGCGCGTGCTGCTGCTGCTGGCCACCTACAAGGCCACTACCTTTGATGAGCTGTTTGACGGCTGCTACGCCATCGCGTGGGAGGAGCTGCTCCCCGCCAACGCGGCCTTCCCGGTCAAGGGCTCGAGCCTGTCCAGCCAGCTGTCCAGCGTCCCTGCCTGCCAGAGCATCGTAAAAAAAGCCATCGTCAAGCGGCTGATGAACGGCCATAAGGTCGGCACCCTGCCGGAGGACGGTGCGCTGTACAAGATTCGCTTTGCGCTGCGCAAGGACACGGTGGAGATCTATCTCGACACCTCCGGTGACGGCCTGCACAAGCGCGGCTACCGCAAAAACGCCACGCTGGCGCCCATCAAGGAGACGCTGGCCGCCGCCATCGCCGATCTGGGCCGGGTGCGCCGTGACTCTCTCATGCAGGATCCGTTCTGCGGCTCCGGCACGCTGGTCATCGAGGCTGCGCAGAAGGCGCTGAATCTGGCCCCCGGTCTGCGCCGCCGCTTTGCCGCCGAGCATTTCGACTTTGTGCCGGCTGACCTCTGGGCAGAGCAGCGCCAGAAGGCTCTTGCGGAGGTCCGCAAGGATGCCGCCTTTGAGGGCATCGGCTATGACATCGACCCCGCCGCTGTGGCGCTGGCCAACGCCAACGCAAAGCTGGCCGGTGTGGGGGATCGCTGCCGCTTTGAGGTTGCGGATGTCCGGGATTTCCGTGCGCTCGACAATGCGGTCGTGCTGACCAACCCGCCCTACGGCGAGCGCCTGGGCGATGCCTCCGAGGCGGCGAGTCTGGCGCGCACGCTGGGTCAGGTATGGCAGGCGCACCCTGCGCAGGGGCTGTATGCCATCACGGCCGATGCGGACTTTGAGCAGCACTTCGGCAAAAAGGCTGCCCGCCGCCGCAAGATCTACAACGGCATGATCCCGTGCCAGCTCTATATGTATTTTGAGCAGCCCAAGCGGGAGAGGAAGTAA